One Dromiciops gliroides isolate mDroGli1 chromosome 3, mDroGli1.pri, whole genome shotgun sequence DNA segment encodes these proteins:
- the LOC122748396 gene encoding T-cell-interacting, activating receptor on myeloid cells protein 1-like produces the protein MMYPTAVLLCLGLCLYQEIEAQKGPLHKPTIWAKPSSVVAPGTNVTLHCWMAQSPLQEVTFTLLKAGMPGYYYKKQEKREAKFLLPSVSLQNAGSYSCVYSEIRAPRRTSEASDTLNLVVTGSLPRPSLLAHRSSKVALGGNLTLRCIFPLPRTSPESMMFILLKIGNPEPVQTSNPAKNLAEFPLHSVRVQDAGSYRCIYYERTAKCRGSEPSEPLTICLTDYVHKPSLTVQPSSHVSLGGSVRLHCQGLACATRFTLHKEGEEMPVGTANSTQGNVEFLILNVTNSHAGSYRCQYHTGKTNSTSSEFSDALELLVTGERDLSFQGKGSSLGIILIITLNCAIILLFLSLLSYHHCHLVPAHEETSRRDQRCYPQHWCPHSIHPRIPKEITYEEVSMMGQIKSIAENPHGMIYLQPKISPLTESPRTTIGEVPETCIYASIGKP, from the exons ATGATGTACCCCACGGCAGTCCTTCTCTGCCTTG GCTTGTGTCTGTACCAGGAGATCGAGGCACAAAAGG GACCCCTTCACAAACCTACAATCTGGGCTAAACCAAGCTCCGTAGTTGCACCAGGCACCAATGTCACTCTCCATTGCTGGATGGCCCAATCACCTCTCCAGGAGGTGACTTTCACCCTGCTGAAGGCAGGGATGCCTGGATATTATtacaagaaacaggaaaaaagagaggcTAAGTTTCTCCTGCCATCTGTGAGCCTTCAAAATGCTGGGAGCTACAGCTGTGTTTACTCTGAGATCAGAGCCCCGAGGAGGACGTCAGAGGCCAGTGACACCCTGAATTTGGTGGTGACAG gTTCTCTCCCCAGGCCCTCCCTCTTGGCCCACCGTAGCTCCAAGGTGGCCCTAGGGGGAAATTTGACCCTGAGGTGCATCTTCCCATTGCCCAGAACATCCCCTGAAAGCATGATGTTTATTTTGCTGAAGATAGGGAATCCAGAACCTGTCCAGACCTCCAATCCAGCAAAGAACTTGGCTGAATTTCCTCTCCACTCTGTGAGAGTCCAGGATGCAGGTTCCTATAGATGCATTTACTATGAGAGGACTGCTAAATGTAGGGGCTCAGAACCCAGTGAGCCCCTGACCATCTGTCTGACAG ACTATGTGCACAAACCCTCCCTGACAGTCCAACCCAGCTCCCATGTTTCCCTGGGAGGGAGCGTGAGACTCCATTGCCAGGGGTTAGCCTGTGCCACCAGATTCACTTTGcacaaagagggagaggagatgcCTGTTGGGACAGCCAATTCTACCCAGGGCAATGTGGAATTCCTCATCCTTAATGTGACCAACAGCCACGCTGGGAGCTACAGGTGTCAGTATCACACTGGGAAGACCAACTCCACCTCATCAGAGTTCAGTGATGCCTTGGAGCTTTTGGTGACTG GTGAAAGGGATTTATCTTTTCAGGGAAAAG GTTCAAGTCTTGGAATTATTCTCATCATAACTCTCAATTGTGCCATCATCCTTCTCTTCTTGTCCTTGTTAAGCTACCATCACTGTCATCTAG tacctGCTCATGAAGAGACCTCAAGAAG GGACCAGAGATGCTACCCTCAACATTGGTGTCCCCATTCCATTCACCCCAGAATACCCAAAGAAATAACGT ATGAAGAAGTGAGCATGATGGGACAGATTAAATCAATT GCTGAGAATCCCCACGGAATGATATACCTCCAGCCAAAAATATCACCTTTAACTGAGAGTCCGAGAACCACCATTGGGGAAGTTCCAGAGACCTGCATTTATGCCAGTATAGGAAAGCCCTAA